One window from the genome of Flavobacterium agricola encodes:
- a CDS encoding helix-turn-helix domain-containing protein has product MLLNALRIYFLDLSHCIETNYLQEIDDNPSREDVYFQQFLTLILKHYKTEHLVQFYADHIHITSHYLTQIVKKLTGQTVSDFIFDLLYSEARQLLKQPDLTVQEIADILNFSDQSAFGKFFKRKSGMSPLSFRKL; this is encoded by the coding sequence ATGTTGCTAAATGCGTTGCGCATTTACTTTTTAGATTTAAGCCATTGTATAGAAACCAATTATTTACAAGAAATAGATGATAACCCGAGTCGGGAAGATGTTTACTTTCAGCAGTTTTTAACTTTAATTTTAAAGCATTACAAAACCGAACATTTGGTGCAATTTTACGCCGATCATATTCATATCACATCACATTATTTAACACAAATTGTAAAAAAGCTTACGGGGCAAACGGTTTCTGATTTTATTTTTGATTTATTGTACAGTGAAGCCCGTCAATTATTAAAACAGCCCGATTTAACGGTACAAGAAATTGCAGATATTTTAAACTTTTCAGACCAATCTGCTTTCGGAAAATTTTTTAAACGCAAAAGCGGCATGTCGCCATTAAGTTTTAGAAAGCTATAA
- a CDS encoding TolC family protein: MKLRTKVLLCFCVLSSLPSYLQAQNKMYNLNDLFALADANNRDLKVLENYAKIEEQAVRDEKNNRLPDVNATVMASYIGDGYITGRNFKNGFSVPIPEFGNNFIVEAKQLIFAGGAVNAAIAKAKNKQSLTVLEKEKVQQGIRLGIVGYYLEIQKLNNQKQIIENNIKQTQKVIEQVTAKTEQGISLKNNITRFELQLQALQLNLIRVNNATAIINNELVKMVQLPLGTQLHLEPINQITKESNDDREYWQNVASKNAKELKQSVLEVENAAHTEKQAKSSKLPQLFAFAGNYFNGPVMIEIPVLNNNFNYWNVGVGLSYDISSLYKSNAKIKQTRFLKENALEQQENKKEQVALEIESARIKYNESIALYNTQLKSIELANQNYNVIKNRYLNQLALITEMIDAENTKLDAELQAANAEMNILFHYYQLKKIAGIL, encoded by the coding sequence ATGAAATTAAGAACAAAAGTACTGCTGTGTTTTTGTGTGCTAAGCAGCTTACCAAGCTATTTACAAGCACAAAACAAAATGTACAACCTAAACGATTTGTTTGCCTTGGCCGATGCAAACAACCGCGATTTAAAGGTTTTAGAAAACTATGCAAAAATTGAAGAACAAGCTGTTCGGGATGAAAAAAACAACCGATTACCCGACGTAAATGCCACAGTAATGGCTTCGTACATTGGCGACGGGTACATTACAGGCCGAAATTTTAAAAACGGTTTTAGCGTACCTATTCCGGAATTTGGAAACAACTTTATTGTAGAAGCCAAACAACTTATTTTTGCCGGTGGTGCAGTAAATGCTGCCATTGCTAAAGCCAAAAACAAGCAATCTTTAACGGTTTTAGAAAAAGAAAAAGTGCAGCAAGGCATTCGTTTGGGAATTGTTGGATATTATTTAGAAATACAAAAGCTAAACAATCAAAAACAAATTATTGAAAACAACATCAAACAAACCCAAAAAGTAATAGAACAAGTTACTGCCAAAACCGAACAAGGCATTAGCTTAAAAAACAACATTACGCGCTTTGAACTGCAATTACAAGCCTTGCAACTAAATTTAATTCGAGTAAATAATGCTACAGCTATTATAAACAACGAATTAGTTAAAATGGTTCAGCTACCATTAGGTACGCAATTGCATTTAGAACCAATTAATCAAATTACGAAAGAAAGTAACGACGATCGTGAATATTGGCAAAACGTGGCAAGCAAAAACGCGAAAGAACTAAAACAAAGTGTTTTAGAAGTTGAAAATGCAGCGCACACCGAAAAACAAGCAAAGTCGAGCAAATTACCACAACTTTTTGCCTTTGCTGGCAATTACTTTAATGGACCGGTCATGATAGAAATTCCGGTTTTAAACAACAATTTTAATTATTGGAATGTGGGCGTTGGTTTAAGTTATGATATTTCGTCTTTATACAAATCAAACGCTAAAATTAAACAAACCCGATTTTTAAAGGAAAATGCTTTAGAACAGCAAGAAAATAAAAAAGAGCAGGTTGCGCTAGAAATAGAATCGGCACGTATTAAATACAACGAAAGCATTGCTTTGTACAACACACAACTTAAAAGCATTGAATTGGCAAACCAAAACTACAACGTAATTAAAAATAGATATCTAAATCAGTTGGCGTTGATAACCGAAATGATTGATGCCGAAAACACAAAATTAGATGCCGAATTACAAGCAGCTAATGCAGAAATGAATATTCTATTTCACTACTACCAACTTAAAAAAATAGCAGGAATTTTATAA
- a CDS encoding HlyD family secretion protein, which produces MNHKRKKNTYNIIVGALVLGGLVWVGSKFFFLGNVEYTDNAQVKQLIVPANARVSGYIKEIKFDEYEPVKKGDTLLIIEDTEFRYRLAQAEADYQSALAGKDIVASSVKTIANNTAVTDAGLAELKALLDNAETDYKRYKKLLEQQSVTQQEYDGKHTQYVALKAKYETLARQKQTTILATNEQNLRLMQNDAVIELAKAAVELAKLNLSYTVIVAPTDGHTGRKNLQVGQLLQPGQPVVDIIDNNDIWIIANYKETQTHQIKENQEVELAVDALPGVTLKGIVKSVANATGASFSVLPQDNSAGNFVKIEQRIPVKIEFADSNDAELLQKLRAGMNVECKVLL; this is translated from the coding sequence ATGAATCATAAACGCAAAAAAAACACCTATAATATTATTGTTGGCGCTTTAGTTTTAGGCGGATTAGTTTGGGTAGGTTCTAAATTTTTCTTTTTAGGAAATGTAGAATATACCGACAACGCACAAGTAAAACAATTAATAGTTCCAGCAAACGCAAGGGTTTCTGGCTATATTAAAGAAATTAAATTTGATGAGTACGAACCTGTAAAAAAAGGAGATACCTTATTAATTATAGAAGATACCGAATTTAGATATCGCTTGGCTCAAGCTGAAGCCGATTATCAAAGCGCATTAGCTGGTAAAGATATTGTTGCATCATCTGTAAAAACAATTGCAAATAATACAGCGGTAACCGATGCAGGATTGGCCGAATTAAAAGCTTTATTAGATAATGCTGAAACCGATTACAAACGCTATAAAAAATTATTAGAACAACAATCGGTAACGCAACAGGAATATGATGGTAAACACACACAATATGTGGCATTAAAAGCCAAATACGAAACTTTAGCACGCCAAAAACAAACCACCATTTTAGCTACAAACGAGCAAAATTTACGCTTAATGCAAAACGATGCAGTAATTGAATTGGCAAAAGCTGCGGTGGAATTAGCAAAACTAAACCTATCGTACACGGTAATTGTTGCGCCAACCGATGGACACACCGGACGCAAAAATTTACAAGTTGGACAATTACTTCAGCCCGGACAACCGGTTGTAGATATTATTGATAACAATGATATTTGGATTATTGCTAATTATAAAGAAACGCAAACGCATCAAATTAAAGAAAATCAAGAAGTTGAATTAGCAGTTGATGCCTTACCTGGCGTTACATTAAAAGGTATTGTAAAATCGGTTGCTAATGCTACCGGAGCAAGTTTTTCGGTTTTACCACAAGATAATTCTGCGGGTAACTTTGTAAAAATTGAACAACGTATTCCTGTAAAAATTGAATTTGCAGATAGCAATGATGCTGAATTGCTTCAGAAATTACGTGCAGGAATGAATGTTGAATGTAAAGTACTTTTATAA
- a CDS encoding efflux MFS transporter permease, whose product MDAPMGPFRIPAINNYIPEKIKPWLFVLFVVLVQFSGGGVYLATLNEMVSGRALLTEDVQMAGFASMVGMVLVFTFMLRLKMRFTSKTSMLVCCGGLVICNIICLYTVNLFVLVSVCFVAGMLKMWATFECNSSIQLWITPTRDMPIFFSYIYLLVQGVIIMGGATQIYVSLFTNFQYVNYVVIGVLLLMMLAVLLLFNNGMYMPFVPLFGIDWFGAFMWGLIMLCINFIFIYGNHLDWYDSSSIQMATVFLVVLLALNIYRASFIRHPFIDLKTFTYKPVWQSVLLYFIIDILIAPTHLVEHIYFEAVLGYDTHNINDINLISWIGVVAGAFFTWRFFAVAKQSFKKTFMIGIGAIVLYEIGMYFIIDANTSKYMLAVPLFLRNFGYVTLAIVLISDLMRVPFQHFFQAISIQAFMSAACGSAIGGALTYHLFQVTTTKNFQLLSASLDKVNASLFSAQPQVLQGLLSKQILLTSFKEMYGYFAIAGILLLIILLLYRYPYLPKNLIYPRNKTIKKKLRKN is encoded by the coding sequence ATGGACGCACCTATGGGTCCGTTTCGCATTCCAGCAATTAACAATTATATTCCAGAAAAAATAAAACCATGGCTTTTTGTTCTTTTTGTTGTTTTGGTACAGTTTTCGGGCGGTGGTGTGTATTTAGCTACCTTAAACGAAATGGTTTCTGGAAGAGCATTGCTTACTGAAGATGTGCAAATGGCAGGTTTTGCCTCAATGGTCGGAATGGTTTTGGTGTTTACTTTTATGCTGCGCTTAAAAATGCGCTTTACTAGTAAAACATCCATGTTGGTTTGCTGCGGCGGACTGGTAATTTGCAACATAATTTGCTTATATACCGTAAATTTATTTGTTTTAGTTTCGGTTTGTTTTGTAGCCGGTATGTTAAAAATGTGGGCAACGTTTGAGTGTAATTCTTCCATTCAATTATGGATTACCCCAACGCGAGATATGCCCATTTTCTTTTCATACATCTACCTATTGGTTCAGGGCGTTATTATAATGGGTGGAGCAACTCAAATTTACGTTTCGTTATTTACTAACTTTCAATACGTAAATTACGTAGTTATTGGAGTTTTATTACTTATGATGTTAGCCGTTTTACTTCTGTTTAATAACGGCATGTACATGCCTTTTGTACCTTTATTTGGTATTGATTGGTTTGGTGCTTTTATGTGGGGGTTAATAATGCTGTGCATCAATTTTATATTTATTTACGGTAATCATTTAGATTGGTACGATTCGAGCTCCATACAAATGGCTACTGTTTTTTTAGTTGTGTTGCTTGCTTTAAATATTTATCGCGCCTCGTTTATTCGACATCCGTTTATAGATTTAAAAACCTTTACTTATAAACCCGTTTGGCAATCTGTATTGTTATATTTTATAATTGATATTTTAATCGCTCCAACACATTTAGTAGAACATATTTATTTTGAGGCGGTTTTAGGTTACGATACGCATAATATAAACGATATTAATTTAATTAGCTGGATCGGTGTAGTTGCTGGAGCTTTTTTTACTTGGCGCTTTTTTGCAGTTGCCAAGCAATCATTTAAAAAAACATTTATGATTGGCATCGGCGCCATTGTTTTGTACGAAATTGGTATGTATTTTATAATTGATGCCAATACAAGCAAATACATGTTAGCGGTTCCGTTATTTTTACGAAACTTTGGTTATGTAACCTTAGCTATTGTTTTAATTTCTGATTTGATGCGTGTGCCTTTTCAGCACTTTTTTCAAGCCATTTCAATACAGGCTTTTATGAGCGCAGCTTGCGGAAGTGCAATTGGCGGTGCCTTAACCTACCATTTATTTCAGGTTACAACTACCAAAAACTTTCAGCTTCTTTCTGCCTCGTTAGATAAAGTTAATGCATCCTTATTTAGCGCGCAACCGCAAGTTTTACAAGGATTGCTTAGCAAGCAAATTTTATTAACCTCGTTTAAAGAAATGTACGGTTACTTTGCCATAGCTGGTATTTTACTTTTAATTATCTTGCTTTTGTATCGTTATCCGTATTTGCCTAAAAATTTAATTTATCCGCGCAATAAAACCATTAAAAAAAAATTACGAAAGAATTAG
- a CDS encoding DNA gyrase/topoisomerase IV subunit A yields MSQDENNTNEFSFDPEDQNQYNEPLNQEDAADEAEELELEEDFEPTDGGETIKRVTGMYRDWFLEYASYVILERAVPAIEDGFKPVQRRIMHSMKELDDGRYNKVANIVGHTMQYHPHGDQSIGDAMVQIGQKDLLIDTQGNWGNIFTGDDAAASRYIEARLSKFALEVLYSPKITPWQLSYDGRRNEPINLPVKFPLLLAQGGEGIAVGLSTKILPHNFLELIDASIKHLKGKPFTIYPDFPTAGIADVSSYNDGMRGGRVRVRARISQLDKNTLVIKDIPFSTNTSNLIDSILKANEKGKIKLKKVEDNTSSEVEILVHLAPGVSPDKMIDALYAFTNCEISIAPLGCVIEDNKPLFVGVTEMLKRSTDRTVELLLSELKIELGELEEQWHYLSLERIFIENRIYRHIEEEETWEGVIEAIDKGLKPFIGNLKRAVTLDDITKLTEIKIKRISRFDIDKANEKIEALEGDIEKVKYNIEHIIPFSIDYFTNLRTKYGKGKERKTEIRSFDNIEATKVVLRNTKLYVNREEGFIGTGLKKDEYVADCSDIDDVIIFLRSGQFVVTKVDDKKFIGKDIIHIGIFDRNDKRTIYNLIYRDGKSGPSYIKRFNVSGVTRDKMYDLTAGTANSQVLYFSCNPNGEAEIVTILLRQVGSVKKLKWDLDFADIAIKGRASKGNLVTKYAVKKIEMKEKGISTLRPRKVWFDEVVKRLNVDGRGTLLGEFKPNDRLLIITESGKIKTIIPELTTHFETDMLIIEKWNPKKPISVVYFEGEKERHYVKRFIIENENKEETFVSEHDKTKVDFVSTDWLPRIEVVFPKIKGVQKESLEINLEEFIALKGIKALGNQLTPDKVKEIKVLEPLPYEEVIEEESENNDSKIEEDIQDIIIEDDGQTTLFGGNE; encoded by the coding sequence ATGAGCCAAGACGAAAATAATACCAATGAATTTTCTTTTGATCCAGAAGATCAAAACCAATATAACGAACCTTTAAACCAGGAAGATGCTGCGGATGAAGCAGAAGAATTAGAACTGGAAGAAGATTTTGAACCTACAGATGGGGGAGAAACAATAAAGCGCGTAACGGGCATGTACCGTGATTGGTTTTTAGAATACGCATCTTATGTAATTTTAGAGCGCGCTGTACCGGCGATTGAAGACGGATTTAAACCCGTGCAACGCCGTATAATGCACTCAATGAAAGAACTTGACGATGGGCGTTACAACAAAGTAGCAAACATTGTTGGGCATACCATGCAATATCACCCACACGGTGATCAAAGTATTGGAGATGCCATGGTGCAAATTGGTCAAAAAGATTTGTTGATTGATACCCAAGGAAACTGGGGTAATATTTTTACGGGTGATGATGCAGCAGCATCGCGTTATATCGAAGCACGTTTGTCTAAATTCGCTTTAGAGGTATTGTATTCGCCAAAAATCACGCCTTGGCAACTTTCGTACGACGGACGTCGTAACGAACCCATAAACTTACCCGTTAAATTTCCACTTTTATTGGCTCAAGGTGGAGAAGGGATTGCGGTAGGTTTATCAACCAAAATTTTACCTCATAACTTTTTAGAATTAATAGATGCATCTATTAAACATTTAAAAGGTAAACCGTTTACTATTTATCCAGATTTTCCAACGGCCGGTATAGCCGATGTTTCTAGTTATAACGACGGAATGCGCGGTGGGCGTGTGCGTGTGCGTGCGCGAATTTCTCAGTTAGATAAAAATACGCTGGTAATTAAAGATATTCCTTTTTCTACCAACACATCAAACCTAATCGACAGCATTTTAAAAGCAAACGAAAAAGGTAAAATTAAATTAAAAAAGGTAGAAGATAATACATCTTCTGAAGTAGAAATTTTAGTGCATTTAGCGCCTGGTGTTTCGCCAGATAAAATGATTGATGCTTTATATGCCTTTACAAACTGTGAAATTTCTATTGCACCATTAGGTTGTGTGATTGAAGATAACAAACCATTATTTGTTGGCGTTACCGAAATGCTTAAACGTTCTACCGATCGTACGGTTGAACTTTTACTAAGTGAACTTAAAATTGAATTAGGTGAGCTAGAAGAACAATGGCATTATTTATCGTTAGAACGTATTTTTATCGAAAACCGTATCTACCGTCATATTGAGGAAGAAGAAACCTGGGAAGGCGTAATTGAGGCAATCGATAAAGGGTTAAAACCATTTATTGGCAATTTAAAACGCGCGGTAACTTTAGATGATATTACCAAGCTAACCGAAATTAAAATTAAACGTATTTCACGCTTTGATATTGATAAAGCCAACGAAAAAATTGAAGCTTTAGAAGGCGATATCGAAAAAGTAAAATACAACATAGAACATATCATTCCTTTTTCAATCGATTATTTTACCAATCTGCGTACAAAATACGGTAAAGGAAAAGAGCGTAAAACCGAAATCAGAAGCTTTGATAATATCGAAGCAACAAAAGTTGTTTTACGTAACACCAAATTATATGTAAACCGTGAAGAAGGTTTTATAGGAACCGGATTGAAAAAAGACGAATACGTCGCTGATTGTTCGGATATTGATGATGTAATTATCTTTTTACGAAGCGGCCAGTTTGTAGTTACAAAGGTTGACGATAAAAAGTTTATTGGTAAAGACATTATTCACATTGGTATTTTTGATCGTAACGACAAACGCACCATTTACAATTTAATTTATCGCGATGGCAAAAGCGGACCATCGTACATCAAACGTTTTAACGTTTCTGGGGTAACCCGCGATAAAATGTACGATTTAACAGCCGGAACAGCCAATTCACAAGTGCTTTACTTCTCATGTAATCCAAACGGAGAAGCCGAAATTGTTACTATTTTACTACGTCAGGTAGGTAGTGTTAAAAAACTGAAATGGGATTTAGATTTTGCCGATATTGCTATTAAAGGCCGTGCAAGTAAAGGTAATTTAGTTACAAAATATGCGGTTAAAAAGATTGAGATGAAAGAAAAAGGAATCTCAACCTTACGTCCAAGAAAAGTTTGGTTTGACGAAGTTGTAAAACGCCTAAATGTTGATGGACGTGGTACCTTGTTAGGTGAATTTAAACCTAACGATCGCTTGTTAATTATTACCGAGTCCGGTAAAATTAAAACCATAATTCCTGAATTAACCACGCATTTTGAAACCGATATGCTGATTATAGAAAAATGGAATCCTAAAAAACCAATTTCTGTAGTTTATTTTGAGGGTGAAAAAGAACGCCATTATGTAAAACGTTTTATTATTGAAAACGAAAATAAAGAAGAAACCTTTGTTTCTGAGCACGATAAAACTAAAGTTGATTTTGTTTCAACCGATTGGTTGCCGCGTATAGAAGTTGTTTTTCCTAAAATAAAAGGCGTGCAAAAAGAATCTTTAGAAATTAATTTAGAAGAATTTATTGCCCTTAAAGGAATTAAAGCTTTAGGTAATCAGTTAACTCCAGATAAGGTTAAAGAAATTAAAGTTTTAGAACCTTTACCTTATGAAGAAGTTATAGAAGAAGAATCTGAAAACAACGATTCTAAAATTGAAGAAGATATTCAAGATATTATAATTGAAGATGACGGACAAACTACCTTATTTGGTGGTAATGAATAA